One window of Acropora palmata chromosome 1, jaAcrPala1.3, whole genome shotgun sequence genomic DNA carries:
- the LOC141881360 gene encoding uncharacterized protein LOC141881360, whose product MSEKKDLSEMASVADVFKKSPNVSRTKATLKTKKVRNGRKKRVTKRVQVLFVPIPIPQISKEDFRNKPDRPHPLEIEKTDRFTSTDLQHDAIISYLSWVFLGSAALSLWAVLLDSIRSCINSLGRKHKAHMSLKDPQHRQIVVNSDCNLAHLPLDLQEMLMKKLDVRCKTQRSYGWKKVGGAFQIPIDDLRFLKLEYKRETGSPTLKLLEILGITKKKTISDLVAVLEGPELRRPDVSSIIMLT is encoded by the exons atgtcaGAAAAAAAGGACTTGAGTGAAATGGCTTCTGTAGCTGATGTCTTTAAAaagagtcctaatgtttctcGAACAAAGGCTACTTTAAAGACAAAGAAAGTTCgaaatggaaggaaaaaacGAGTGACGAAAAGAGTTCAAGTTCTTTTTGTGCCAATACCTATCCCTCAAATTTCAAAGGAAGATTTCAGGAACAAGCCAGACAGGCCACACCCTCTAGAAATAGAGAAGACAGACCGTTTTACTTCCACTGACTTACAGCATGATGCCATAATTTCGTACCTTTCGTGGGTTTTTCTTGGTTCGGCCGCCTTAAGCCTATGGGCAGTTCTCTTAGACTCTATACGAAGCTGCATCAATTCCCTTGGTAGGAAACATAAGGCCCACATGTCACTCAAAGACCCACAACATCGACAGATAGTAGTCAATTCAG acTGCAATTTGGCTCATTTGCCTTTGGATCTACAAGAAATGCTCATGAAGAAATTGGACGTGCGTTGTAAAACACAACGTTCTTACGGTTGGAAGAAAGTAGGCGGGGCGTTTCAAATTCCCATCGATGATCTGAGGTTCCTAAAACTGGAATACAAGAGGGAAACAGGAAGCCCAACATTAAAGTTGCTGGAAATACTCGgcataacaaaaaagaaaaccatatCTGATCTTGTGGCCGTGCTGGAGGGTCCTGAACTAAGGCGCCCTGATGTCTCCTCAATTATAATGTTGACTTGA
- the LOC141880990 gene encoding uncharacterized protein LOC141880990, with amino-acid sequence MIGISRTSRVKKAPTRFQDDDDFYLIKFEEDGVRRVLSRDKVRIDDEAVEAGATCQAYWEDSQIKGWFPAIILGFGDSYENLMKMMNQKKKRQANQDCLDQGKKNPKKAKKMNWKKQASEKESTDHDETEKNRKEQEQEAKKRKKEEEKKKREAKQLQRKEQLLALQKQHQSARKHQSLTDEELSDSDDEYLPVTVDEDVTDSEHEEAVHVARKRPRKSCGTSAPGSSQLTNSNCTWQTTQSPTSRSFSPSPNNHLQQRQSPRTNLLSSTSSNVNPHQRQMLPVKPSHKTSPANSAGHTPSRPVYPRHTPFDPANSDHELSPASPEYLPSTNPSHLPSCAARVALIPSSINSHHTPSSSPSLEQESSSLSRRHTTSPSLDCRSASLNRCHTPSPSANSGHRAHSPNNSAEEVDWHEEYQKLHIKYNALKEKVRFLEQSSQGGYTNEERPPPGIYAPSEAQKHNMIEVCQGSNVYWYLGNRNTALNNTKTAGELTAFLMDTFFSKEVMAVSNMNGGGKKGYQKLNPTILNAMRGFVQDESQYGKQAAMAFSKTVQDKCCGARRGVSNGRNI; translated from the exons aTGATTGGCATTAGCAGAACATCGCGAGTTAAAAAAGCTCCAACTCGATTTCAAGATGATGACG ATTTCTATCTCATAAAATTCGAAGAGGATGGCGTAAGAAGGGTTCTCAGCAGAGACAAAGTTAGGATCGACGATGAAGCCGTTGAAGCCGGAGCAACATGTCAGGCTTATTGGGAAGACTCTCAAATCAAAGGGTGGTTTCCAGCTATAATTCTTGGCTTTGGCG ACTCTTATGAGaatttaatgaaaatgatgaatcagaagaaaaaaaggcaagcCAATCAAGACTGTCTTGATCAAGGCAAAAAGAAcccaaagaaagcaaaaaagatgAACTGGAAGAAGCAGGCAAGTGAAAAGGAAAGCACAGACCATGATGAGActgagaaaaacagaaaagaacaaGAGCAGGAagctaagaaaagaaagaaggaagaagaaaagaagaagagagaGGCAAAGCAACTGCAGCGGAAAGAGCAACTTCTTGCCCTTCAAAAACAGCATCAAAGCGCTCGTAAACATCAGTCATTGACTGATGAGGAACTATCTGACAGTGACGATGAGTATCTTCCTGTCACTGTGGATGAGGATGTTACTGACAGCGAACATGAAGAGGCTGTGCACGTAGCTCGCAAACGACCCAGAAAAAGTTGTGGAACTTCAGCCCCTGGATCATCACAACTAACTAATTCAAACTGTACTTGGCAGACAACACAGTCTCCTACAAGCCGAAGTTTTTCACCATCACCTAATAACCACCTCCAACAGAGGCAGTCACCTCGGACCAACCTTCTCAGCTCAACATCATCGAATGTCAATCCTCATCAAAGACAGATGCTTCCTGTGAAGCCCAGTCATAAAACATCACCTGCCAACTCCGCTGGTCATACACCATCACGTCCTGTCTACCCACGTCATACTCCATTTGATCCTGCCAACTCTGATCATGAATTGTCACCTGCCAGCCCTGAATATTTGCCATCTACCAACCCTAGCCATTTACCTTCATGTGCTGCCAGAGTTGCTCTTATTCCATCATCTATCAATTCTCATCATACACCTTCATCATCTCCCAGCCTTGAACAAGAATCATCTTCTCTCAGCCGTCGCCATACAACTTCACCCAGCCTTGATTGTAGGTCAGCTTCTCTAAACCGCTGCCATACACCTTCACCATCTGCAAATTCTGGTCACCGTGCTCATTCACCCAATAACAGTGCAGAAGAAGTAGATTGGCACGAGGAATACCAGAAACTCCACATTAAGTATAATGCACTGAAGGAGAAAGTCAGATTCCTGGAGCAATCAAGCCAGGGAG gaTATACAAATGAGGAAAGACCACCACCAGGGATCTATGCTCCAAGTGAAGCACAGAAGCACAAT ATGATTGAAGTCTGTCAAGGAAGCAATGTCTACTGGTATCTGGGTAACCGGAACACAGCCCTGAACAACACTAAGACTGCTGGGGAGCTCACAGCCTTCTTGATGGATACCTTCTTCAGTAAAGAAGTCATGGCTGTCTCAAACATGAATGGGGGCGGGAAAAAGGGATACCAAAAGCTTAACCCAACTATACTAAATGCAATGAGAG GGTTTGTCCAAGACGAAAGCCAATATGGAAAACAGGCAGCCATGGCTTTCAGTAAGACAGTACAGGACAAGTGCTGTGGGGCCCGCAGAGGTGTATCAAATGGGAGAAACATTTAA